A window of the Hypomesus transpacificus isolate Combined female chromosome 10, fHypTra1, whole genome shotgun sequence genome harbors these coding sequences:
- the myl12.2 gene encoding LOW QUALITY PROTEIN: myosin, light chain 12, genome duplicate 2 (The sequence of the model RefSeq protein was modified relative to this genomic sequence to represent the inferred CDS: inserted 1 base in 1 codon) encodes MASKRAKGKTTKKRPHRATSNVFAMFDQSQIQEFKEAFNMIDQNRDGFIDKEDLHDMLASLGKNPTEEYLEAMMNEAPGPINFTMFLTXFGEKLNGTDPEDVIRNAFACFDEDGTGAIQEDYFRDLLTTMGDRFTDEEVDELFREAPIDKKGNFNYVAFTRILKHGAKDKDD; translated from the exons ATGGCTAGTAAGAGGGCCAAGGGAAAGACCACCAAGAAGCGGCCCCACCGCGCCACCTCCAATGTTTTTGCCATGTTTGACCAGTCCCAGATCCAGGAATTTAAGGAAGCATTCAACATGATCGACCAGAATCGGGATGGTTTCATTGATAAAGAAGATCTACATGACATGCTGGCTTCACTCG GAAAGAACCCCACTGAGGAATACCTTGAGGCAATGATGAACGAAGCACCCGGGCCCATCAACTTCACCATGTTTCTCA ATTTCGGAGAGAAACTCAACGGCACCGACCCTGAGGATGTGATCCGGAACGCTTTCGCCTGCTTTGATGAAGACGGAACAG GCGCCATTCAGGAGGATTACTTCCGAGATCTGCTGACCACCATGGGAGACAGGTTCACAGATGAGGAGGTGGATGAGCTCTTTAGAGAGGCCCCTATTGACAAGAAGGGTAACTTCAATTATGTGGCCTTTACCCGCATTCTCAAACATGGGGCAAAGGACAAGGATGATTAA
- the chmp5a gene encoding charged multivesicular body protein 5: protein MNRIFGRGTPKAPPPNLSDCIGNVDARAESVDKKISRLDAELMKYKDQMKKMREGPSKNMVKQKAMRVLKQKRTYEGQRDQLTQQSFNMEQANYTIQSLKDTKTTVEAMKIGAKEMKKAYKNVKIDQIEDLQDQLEDMMEDASEVQEALSRSYGTPEIDEDDLEAELDALGDELLLDDDNSYLDEASSAPAIPEGMPSDSKTNKDGVLVDEFGLPQIPAT from the exons ATGAACAGAATATTTGGACGTGGAACGCCAAAAGCCCCTCCTCCAAATCTATCCGATTGCATCGGAAAC GTGGATGCGAGGGCGGAGTCCGTTGACAAGAAAATCTCCCGACTAGATGCTGAGCTCATGAAGTACAAAGACCAAATGAAGAAGATGAGAGAAGGCCCCTCAAAG AATATGGTGAAACAAAAAGCAATGAGGGTTCTGAAGCAAAAAAGAAC GTATGAAGGCCAGAGAGATCAATTAACCCAACAATCCTTCAACATGGAGCAGGCCAACTATACTATCCAGTCACTGAAGGATACAAAAACAACT GTAGAGGCTATGAAAATCGGTGCCAAAGAGATGAAGAAGGCCTACAAAAATGTGAAGATTGATCAGATTGAA GACCTTCAGGATCAGCTGGAAGACATGATGGAGGATGCTAGCGAAGTCCAGGAAGCCCTTAGTCGCAGCTATGGCACCCCAGAGATAGATGAAGATGACCTGGAAGCAG AGCTGGATGCACTTGGGGATGAGTTGCTCCTGGATGATGACAACTCCTATCTAGACGAAGCTTCGTCTGCACCTGCCATCCCAGAGGGAATGCCCAGCGACAGCAAAACAAACAAG gatgGTGTTCTTGTGGATGAATTTGGTCTGCCACAAATCCCGGCCACATAG
- the oprk1 gene encoding kappa-type opioid receptor, with the protein MDSGVVHIFKEDKCPSGHPEECLPNFPWQPGFPDMFNFTANDTWVTEDSEPMSPIIPIIAAVYSVVFVVGLVGNCFVMYVIIRYTKMKTATNIYIFNLAVADALVTTTMPFQSTDYLLNSWPFGKVVCKVFISIDYYNMFTSILTLTMMSVDRYVAVCHPVKALDFRTPFKAKVINVFIWVLSSAAGIPAMVLGSTHTNNGTTECALQFPDPYMYWDTLMKICVFIFAFVAPLIIIIVCYTLMVLRLKSVRLFSGSREKDRNLRRITRLVLVVVAVFVVCWTPIHIFILVKALSPGVPETTAVMAAYFFCVALGYTNSSLNPILYAFLDENFKRCFRDFCCRGHGGRQGVSRVRSTLRDHSCPVEGTGGEGERGRPV; encoded by the exons atggacagcggcGTAGTACACATATTCAAGGAGGACAAGTGTCCCTCTGGTCACCCGGAGGAGTGCCTACCGAACTTCCCCTGGCAGCCTGGCTTCCCGGACATGTTTAACTTCACAGCCAACGACACCTGGGTGACAGAGGACTCCGAACCCATGTCGCCCATCATACCCATTATTGCAGCGGTGTATTCTGTGGTGTTCGTTGTGGGATTGGTGGGCAACTGCTTCGTCATGTATGTCATAATAAG ATACACTAAAATGAAAACCGCCACTAACATCTACATCTTCAACTTAGCCGTAGCCGACGCTCTGGTCACCACCACCATGCCCTTCCAGAGTACAGACTACCTTCTGAACTCGTGGCCGTTTGGTAAGGTGGTGTGTAAGGTCTTCATCTCCATAGACTACTACAACATGTTCACCAGCATCCTCACTCTCACCATGATGAGTGTGGACCGCTACGTGGCAGTGTGCCACCCAGTCAAGGCTCTGGACTTCCGCACCCCATTCAAGGCCAAGGTCATCAACGTGTTCATCTGGGTCCTTTCCTCTGCTGCGGGCATCCCTGCTATGGTCCTTGGCAGCACTCATACCAACAATG GTACTACAGAGTGTGCCTTGCAATTCCCAGACCCTTACATGTACTGGGACACCCTCATGAAGATCTGTGTCTTCATCTTTGCTTTCGTGGcccccctcatcatcatcattgtctGCTACACGCTTATGGTCCTGAGATTGAAAAGCGTGAGGCTGTTCTCCGGATCCCGGGAGAAGGACCGCAACCTGCGTCGGATCACACgcctggtgctggtggtggtggcagtGTTCGTGGTGTGCTGGACGCCAATCCACATCTTCATCCTGGTCAAGGCGCTGTCGCCCGGCGTTCCTGAGACCACCGCGGTCATGGCGGCTTACTTCTTCTGCGTGGCGCTGGGTTACACCAACAGCAGCCTCAATCCCATCCTGTACGCTTTCCTCGATGAAAACTTTAAGAGGTGCTTCAGGGACTTCTGCTGCCGGGGAcatggggggaggcagggggtgagCAGGGTGAGGAGTACCCTGCGGGATCACTCCTGCCCTGTAGAGGGTaccgggggggagggagagcggggCAGACCGGTATGA
- the bag1 gene encoding BAG family molecular chaperone regulator 1, whose amino-acid sequence MTVSCMSRKFHTLTSVCTEIADIWCKKGLFSKEMDGNTITVTVAYGSTKHSITLTGEDGNEPLLKDLSDALTEVTGVPAPAQKLIFKGKSLKEMEENLSSFGIKQGCKLMMIGKRNSPEEEAELKKLKDIEKSVDLTAKKLEKVDEELTGLKNGFLAKDLQAEALGKLDHRVKIASEQFMKILEKIDSMSVPDNFNDCRLKKKGLVKTVQGFLAQCDKIEAGISDHLAKIQSKNLALAE is encoded by the exons atgacagtttcctgcatGTCCCGGAAGTTTCATACTTTAACAAGTGTGTGTACTGAAATAGCAGATATCTGGTGTAAAAAAGGCTTGTTCTCTAAAGAAATGGATGGAAATACCATTACAGTGACTGTTGCTTATG GGTCTACCAAGCACAGCATAACGTTGACAGGAGAGGATGGCAATGAACCGCTCTTGAAAGACCTATCAGATGCCCTAACGGAAGTAACCGGAGTCCCAGCACCCGCACAGAAGCTAATCTTTAAAG GGAAGTCACTAAAAGAAATGGAAGAAAACCTATCCAGCTTTGGTATAAAGCAAGGCTGTAAACTTATGATGATTGGAAAGAGG AATAGTCCTGAAGAGGAGGCCGAACTGAAGAAACTAAAGGACATTGAGAAGTCTGTTGACCTGACAGCAAAGAAGCTAGAGAAAGTGGACGAGGAGCTGACAGGATTGAAGAAT GGCTTCTTGGCAAAGGATCTTCAGGCAGAAGCACTAGGGAAATTGGACCACAGggtgaaaatagcatctgaacaGTTTATGAAAATCCTGGAGAAGATAGACTCCATG AGTGTGCCAGACAATTTCAATGACTGCAGATTGAAGAAAAAAGGACTTGTGAAAACAGTACAA GGATTCCTTGCACAGTGTGACAAGATCGAGGCTGGGATATCAGATCACCTGGCGAAGATTCAGTCTAAAAACCTTGCCTTGGCAGAGTAG